One Thermodesulfovibrionales bacterium genomic region harbors:
- the gltX gene encoding glutamate--tRNA ligase, whose protein sequence is MVRVRFAPSPTGHLHIGGARTALFNWLFARHNKGVFILRIEDTDRSRSTEEFIEAIIEGMRWLGLDWDEGPYRQTDRLDIYKSYAERLLKDGNAYYCYCSPEELEERRRLALASGRPPKYDGRCRDLKTPVPGRLPAIRFRMPQSGITVVEDLIRGKVTFDNEQLDDFIIMRSDGTPTYNFCVVVDDVDMRITHVIRGDDHLNNTPKQIHIYKALKYDIPQFAHLPMILGPDKTRLSKRHGATSVMAYRDMGYLPEALLNYLVRLGWSYKDQEIFSREELIEKFTLENVGKSPAVFNPEKLLWLNSHYISTSTNERLYELVRPFLIREGIIREDTPIDIQWISRAIATLKERSRTLVELTSSLRYYILEDIEIEEDAKKKFINEKTIEYLKKAKELLGNVEPFTSKNLEEAFKKFTIELGVKLSDVAQPLRVAITGKTVSPPIFDVLEVMGKEKVLRRLEKALAF, encoded by the coding sequence ATGGTGAGGGTAAGATTTGCTCCAAGTCCTACCGGCCACCTCCACATAGGTGGAGCAAGGACAGCACTTTTTAACTGGCTTTTTGCCCGTCATAATAAGGGTGTTTTTATTCTGAGAATAGAAGACACCGACAGGAGTCGTTCAACAGAGGAATTTATTGAGGCAATCATAGAAGGTATGAGATGGCTCGGGCTTGACTGGGATGAAGGTCCCTACAGGCAGACAGACAGATTAGATATTTATAAAAGTTATGCTGAGAGGCTTTTAAAGGATGGTAATGCCTATTATTGCTACTGTTCCCCTGAGGAACTTGAAGAAAGAAGAAGGCTCGCCCTTGCTTCTGGCAGACCACCAAAATATGATGGTCGCTGCAGAGACCTTAAGACGCCTGTTCCTGGAAGGCTACCAGCCATAAGATTCAGAATGCCCCAGAGCGGAATCACGGTAGTCGAAGATCTTATAAGGGGAAAGGTCACTTTTGATAATGAACAGCTTGATGATTTTATAATAATGCGCTCAGATGGTACACCTACTTATAATTTCTGTGTTGTAGTGGATGATGTTGATATGAGAATAACCCATGTGATCAGGGGTGATGACCATCTTAACAACACACCCAAGCAGATCCATATTTACAAGGCATTGAAATACGATATTCCTCAATTTGCTCATCTTCCCATGATACTTGGTCCTGATAAAACAAGATTGAGCAAGAGGCACGGTGCTACATCTGTAATGGCTTACAGGGATATGGGTTATCTTCCTGAAGCACTTTTGAATTATCTCGTGAGGCTTGGGTGGTCTTATAAGGATCAGGAGATTTTTTCAAGGGAAGAGCTCATAGAAAAATTTACTCTTGAAAATGTGGGCAAATCTCCTGCTGTTTTTAATCCAGAAAAACTACTCTGGCTTAATAGTCATTATATAAGTACCTCTACTAATGAAAGGCTCTATGAGCTTGTCAGGCCCTTTCTTATAAGGGAGGGTATAATCAGAGAGGATACACCTATAGATATTCAGTGGATTTCAAGGGCTATAGCTACACTCAAGGAAAGATCAAGGACCCTTGTAGAACTCACCAGTTCTTTAAGATATTATATCCTTGAAGATATTGAGATTGAAGAAGATGCAAAGAAGAAATTTATAAATGAAAAAACCATTGAATATTTAAAAAAGGCAAAAGAACTTTTAGGGAATGTAGAACCCTTTACTAGTAAAAACCTTGAAGAAGCATTTAAAAAATTTACCATCGAGCTGGGAGTAAAACTTTCTGACGTTGCTCAACCTCTGAGAGTGGCAATTACAGGAAAGACAGTAAGCCCACCAATATTTGATGTCCTTGAAGTCATGGGTAAAGAAAAGGTGCTCAGGCGTCTTGAAAAGGCTTTAGCTTTCTGA